GTCGGCTGAGACGTTACTGGCGCGTACGCCGGATGCGACCTACGGTTGCGTAAGTTACGCCACCGTAGGGAGATCCTCGTGACCACACTGAGCCAGACCGCACTCCTGCTCGAACTCGAGCCCGTGGTGGAGCGCAACCTGAACCGGCACCTCACCATGGCCAAGGAGTGGTTCCCCCACGAGTACGTGCCGTGGAGCGAGGGACGCACCTTCGACGGCCGGCTCGGCGGCGAGCCGTGGCAGGAGTCCGACTCGACGCTGCCGGACGTGGCCCGCACCGCGCTCATCGTCAACCTGCTGACCGAGGACAACCTGCCCTCGTACCACCACCAGATCGCCACCCTCTTCGGCCGCGACGGCGCCTGGGGGACCTGGGTGCACCGCTGGACGGCCGAGGAGGGGCGGCACGGCATCGCGATCCGCGACTACCTGACCGTGACCCGGGCCGTCGACCCGGTGGAGCTGGAACGGGCCCGGATGGTGCACATGTCCCACGGGTACTCCAACGCGCACGACCACCACATGCTCAACTCCCTGGCGTACGTGTCGTTCCAGGAGCTGGCCACCCGGATCTCGCACCGCAACACCGGCAAGGCCACCGGCGACCCGGTCTGCGACGCCCTGCTGGCCCGCATCGCCGCCGACGAGAACCTGCACATGGTCTTCTACCGCAACCTGCTCGCCGCCGGGTTCGAGGTGGCCCCGAGCCAGACGATGCGCGCGGTCGCCGACGTGCTCGGCAACTTCGCCATGCCGGGGGTCGGCATCGAGGGCTTCACCCGCAAGTCGGTGGCGATCGCCCTGGCCGGCATCTACGACCTGCGCCAGCACCGCGACGAGGTGGTCATGCCGGTGCTGCGCCAGTGGGACGTCTTCAACGTCACCGGCCTGGACGCCGACGGGGCGGCCGCCCAGGAGTGGATCGGCGCGCACCTCGACGATCTGGACCGCGCCGCGTCCCGCTTCGAGGAGAAGCGCGACGCCCGCAACGCCCGTCTCGCCGCCGCCCGCTGACCCACCCCACCTTTCGCGGTCACCGTCGCGCCATCTTCCGCGTCACCTTCGCGCCGCCGAGCGCCGGCCGCCCGCTGTCGGGGCGGACCGGCGCTCGGTCGCGTCCTGCCGCAGGTACGTCCCACGACAACGGTGGGTGTCCAGATTGTTGCGCTTGGATCGCGTCACGTATGTGAGGGGTGGAATGCTATGGATCAATCTCTTGATTAGCCAATCAGACATGTGAATACTTCTCCGGGACGCGGCTGTTTCCCCAGATCAGCCGGATTTGCTCCACCCGGGCCCGTCACCCCCGCCGGGCCCGTCACCCCCTCCCGGGAGGTCAGTACATGCGACCCACGAGGTCAACCCTCCGCCACGCCGCCACCATCGCCGTGGCCGGATCCCTGGTCGTCGGCTCGCTGATCGGCGCGCCCGCCCAGGCCGCGCCCGCCTCGCCCGCCTCACCCGACGCCGCCACCGCCCTCGCCGAGCGCCTCGGCGACCGGTCCGCCGGGGCGTACGCCGACGCCTCCGGCAAGATGGTCGTCACGGTCACCGACGCCGCCGCCGCGCGGCAGGTCACCGCCAACGGTGCCACACCCAAGCTGGTCAAGCGGGGCGCCGCCGAGCTGGCCAGGGCCACCAGCGAGCT
Above is a window of Micromonospora yangpuensis DNA encoding:
- a CDS encoding acyl-ACP desaturase; its protein translation is MTTLSQTALLLELEPVVERNLNRHLTMAKEWFPHEYVPWSEGRTFDGRLGGEPWQESDSTLPDVARTALIVNLLTEDNLPSYHHQIATLFGRDGAWGTWVHRWTAEEGRHGIAIRDYLTVTRAVDPVELERARMVHMSHGYSNAHDHHMLNSLAYVSFQELATRISHRNTGKATGDPVCDALLARIAADENLHMVFYRNLLAAGFEVAPSQTMRAVADVLGNFAMPGVGIEGFTRKSVAIALAGIYDLRQHRDEVVMPVLRQWDVFNVTGLDADGAAAQEWIGAHLDDLDRAASRFEEKRDARNARLAAAR